The Chryseobacterium indicum genome contains a region encoding:
- a CDS encoding sensor histidine kinase: protein MFNKVVTNQTKTMVLLMLVFTAIILLFSGLVYFSIVNFSHQRFYELLKIRTTTIIQIEKGKDNLDLPENYILNGLNDEELPMERDYVFAIPADSNFKKISDEVHIPDYFFKSIVKKGEANFNDKEFYYIGQTFKHDDKNYIAIASAKNHYVVYYLGFLKRTLITCIVLSLFFSMIFSFYLSKTLFKPILKITGKVKEISSENLHLRLEPQPDNKELNELIDTFNGMLNRIETSFETQNHLIGNVSHELRTPLTSIMGEADVALSISRTNEEYKETLGIILNEAEKLDKKIKALLMIAQTGFDGKIQKMDKVRIDQLLWDVIETLRRIDSRNNIYLDISMLPDNPKKLKVQGNEQLLHLAVANIIQNGCKYSNFQQVKVSLGATDSDVYIIVKDSGIGIPGQEMNKIYDPFFRASNTKNYEGYGIGLPLARNIVRIHRGELIVSSHENQGTTVQLRFPNFYSMQTDGKEI from the coding sequence ATGTTTAATAAAGTTGTCACAAATCAGACCAAAACGATGGTGCTTCTGATGTTGGTTTTTACCGCCATCATATTGTTGTTCAGTGGATTGGTGTATTTTTCAATTGTCAACTTTTCGCATCAGAGATTTTACGAGCTGCTGAAAATCCGTACCACCACCATTATTCAGATCGAAAAAGGCAAAGACAATCTGGATCTTCCGGAAAATTACATTCTGAACGGATTAAACGATGAAGAGCTTCCGATGGAACGGGATTATGTTTTTGCAATTCCGGCTGACTCAAACTTTAAGAAAATTTCGGATGAGGTTCATATTCCGGACTATTTTTTTAAAAGTATTGTAAAAAAAGGCGAGGCGAATTTTAATGACAAAGAATTTTACTACATCGGGCAGACTTTTAAACACGATGATAAAAATTATATTGCCATCGCATCCGCCAAAAACCATTATGTGGTTTACTATCTCGGTTTTTTAAAAAGAACTTTGATTACCTGCATCGTTCTTTCGCTGTTCTTCAGTATGATCTTTTCTTTTTATTTATCGAAAACGTTATTTAAGCCCATCCTTAAAATTACAGGAAAAGTAAAGGAAATCAGCTCAGAAAATCTTCATTTGCGTCTGGAGCCACAACCCGATAATAAGGAATTAAACGAACTCATCGACACTTTCAACGGAATGCTGAACCGCATCGAAACCTCTTTTGAAACCCAGAATCACCTGATCGGAAATGTTTCCCACGAGCTGAGAACACCGTTAACGTCGATTATGGGTGAAGCAGATGTTGCGCTTTCGATTTCCAGAACCAATGAAGAGTATAAAGAAACTTTGGGAATCATTCTGAATGAAGCCGAAAAATTAGACAAAAAAATCAAGGCTTTGCTGATGATCGCACAGACCGGATTTGACGGCAAAATCCAGAAAATGGATAAAGTGAGGATCGATCAGTTGCTTTGGGATGTCATTGAAACCCTCCGAAGAATAGATTCCAGAAATAATATCTATCTCGATATCAGTATGTTGCCCGACAATCCTAAAAAACTGAAAGTTCAGGGAAATGAACAGTTACTGCATCTTGCGGTTGCCAATATTATTCAGAATGGTTGCAAATATTCTAATTTTCAGCAGGTTAAAGTCTCTTTGGGAGCTACGGATTCGGATGTCTACATTATTGTAAAAGACAGCGGCATCGGAATTCCCGGACAGGAAATGAATAAAATTTACGATCCTTTCTTCAGAGCTTCCAATACCAAAAATTATGAAGGCTACGGAATCGGGCTTCCGTTGGCAAGAAATATCGTGAGAATACATCGTGGAGAACTAATCGTAAGCTCGCACGAAAACCAGGGAACGACCGTTCAGTTGCGTTTCCCGAATTTCTACAGTATGCAGACAGACGGAAAAGAGATCTAA
- a CDS encoding YoaK family protein: MLRNYSNSRTLGDNIRLGTLTAFTAGTINIASLLIFLSFTSNVTGHYAILAAEISKANWSQVAVVGMWIFLFFFGGFVSNFIVITFNQKSKYFAHAMPLVLEIACLLFVGIYGQFYYRKTLEETEYLVALMLFATGLQNGLTASISNFSVKTTHLTGTTTDLGILFSMFTQRKFRKNGELVARAKLLMSIMVSYVLGAVFSGLTYYYLEFRVFYVISLCLLVVIGYDAYKIHIRHFNTKYRYSKIYKKPNLMAYFYDKIHGIPVIKEQKRDKKRKLVFDE, encoded by the coding sequence ATGCTAAGGAATTATAGTAACAGCAGAACGTTGGGAGACAACATCAGACTGGGAACGCTGACTGCCTTTACGGCAGGTACTATAAACATTGCTTCTCTGTTGATATTTCTCTCTTTTACCTCCAATGTAACGGGGCATTATGCTATTCTTGCGGCGGAAATAAGCAAGGCAAACTGGTCGCAGGTTGCGGTGGTGGGAATGTGGATCTTCCTGTTCTTTTTCGGAGGATTTGTGTCGAATTTTATTGTGATTACATTCAATCAGAAAAGTAAATATTTTGCCCATGCAATGCCGTTGGTTCTTGAGATCGCGTGTTTATTGTTTGTGGGAATCTACGGACAGTTTTATTACCGGAAAACACTGGAAGAAACAGAATATCTGGTCGCTTTAATGTTATTCGCAACAGGTTTGCAGAATGGTTTAACGGCAAGCATTTCTAATTTCTCGGTAAAAACCACTCACCTTACAGGAACAACCACCGATCTCGGGATTTTATTCTCCATGTTTACACAGAGAAAATTCAGAAAAAACGGCGAACTGGTAGCAAGAGCGAAACTGTTGATGAGCATCATGGTTTCCTATGTTTTGGGTGCGGTTTTTTCAGGATTAACCTATTATTATCTTGAGTTCAGGGTGTTTTATGTAATCAGTCTCTGTTTGTTGGTGGTGATTGGTTATGATGCGTACAAAATTCATATCAGACATTTCAATACGAAATACCGGTACAGCAAAATTTATAAAAAGCCGAATCTGATGGCGTATTTTTATGATAAGATCCACGGAATTCCGGTGATTAAAGAGCAGAAGAGAGACAAGAAAAGAAAGCTTGTATTTGATGAATAA
- the mutL gene encoding DNA mismatch repair endonuclease MutL has translation MSDIIQLLPDHVANQIAAGEVVQRPASIVKELLENAIDADATKIELIIRDAGKNLIQVVDDGKGMSETDARMAFERHATSKIRGTEDIFKISTKGFRGEALASIAAVSQVELKTKQKDATIGTNIYIEGGVFQFQDPVQTAEGSNFLVKNLFYNVPARRKFLKNNNVEFRHVIDEFQRVALAHETLEFSLFHDDEPIFRLRKGSQMQRIVDVFGRKLQPQLIPIKEDIIWCKLHGYVAKPEGAKKTRGEQFLFVNGRYFKSPYFNKAVQEAFEGLLLPGYVPTFFLFLDIDPEKIDVNIHPQKTEVKFEDEHLIFALLRSTIKRSLGIYNVSPSLDFEKDPHFDEIMHKTFPSKGNSGGGTTLKMPEIIVDKDYNPFIEEREVAQAEIQNLTEMYHQNITAEPSKINLFEDEDFDEDLMRLPNGYWLFNKGDETLMLDLGRMHRLVVSENTKPVKKGTTNGHALLFSLEYHMNEIEKAKYNSIKKYLPELGFEMSIAHESVLRIDAVPEGLKETQVMKFLENLFEILEYKSEEEFMQYYQNQWSKLQSKSRFDFIYKKDAEQLIKDFTALGFPEFLPNGKRCFYEVPFNDFKNKF, from the coding sequence ATGTCAGATATTATTCAGCTTTTACCCGATCATGTAGCCAACCAAATTGCGGCAGGAGAAGTAGTGCAGAGACCGGCTTCCATTGTGAAAGAACTTTTGGAAAACGCCATTGATGCAGATGCCACAAAAATTGAGTTGATTATCCGGGATGCCGGAAAAAATCTGATTCAGGTTGTAGACGACGGAAAAGGAATGTCTGAAACAGATGCGAGAATGGCTTTCGAAAGACACGCCACATCAAAAATCCGCGGAACAGAAGATATTTTTAAAATCTCTACCAAAGGTTTCCGTGGCGAAGCGCTGGCTTCGATTGCAGCCGTTTCTCAGGTGGAATTAAAAACCAAGCAGAAAGACGCTACCATCGGAACAAATATTTACATCGAAGGCGGGGTTTTCCAGTTTCAGGATCCTGTTCAGACCGCGGAAGGTTCTAATTTTTTGGTTAAAAATTTATTTTATAACGTTCCGGCAAGAAGAAAATTCCTGAAAAACAACAACGTAGAATTCAGACATGTTATCGATGAATTTCAAAGAGTTGCTTTAGCGCATGAAACGCTTGAGTTTTCTCTGTTTCATGATGATGAGCCGATTTTCAGGTTAAGAAAAGGAAGCCAGATGCAGCGTATTGTGGATGTTTTCGGAAGAAAACTGCAGCCACAGCTTATTCCCATCAAAGAAGATATTATCTGGTGTAAGCTTCACGGGTATGTTGCCAAACCGGAAGGAGCGAAAAAAACAAGAGGCGAACAGTTTTTATTTGTCAACGGAAGATATTTTAAAAGTCCATACTTCAATAAAGCCGTTCAGGAAGCTTTTGAAGGATTGTTGTTGCCGGGTTATGTACCTACGTTTTTTCTTTTCTTAGACATTGATCCTGAAAAAATAGACGTTAATATCCATCCTCAGAAAACGGAAGTAAAATTTGAAGACGAACATCTGATCTTTGCTCTGTTGCGTTCCACCATTAAACGTTCTTTGGGAATTTATAACGTTTCGCCAAGTCTGGATTTTGAAAAAGATCCTCACTTTGATGAAATTATGCACAAAACGTTCCCGAGTAAAGGAAACAGTGGAGGAGGTACCACGCTGAAAATGCCTGAAATAATCGTAGATAAAGACTACAATCCTTTTATTGAAGAGCGGGAAGTTGCACAGGCGGAAATTCAGAATCTTACGGAAATGTACCATCAGAATATTACCGCAGAACCTTCCAAGATCAATCTGTTTGAGGATGAAGATTTTGATGAAGATCTGATGAGGTTGCCGAACGGATACTGGCTGTTCAACAAAGGGGATGAAACTTTAATGCTGGATTTAGGAAGAATGCACAGACTCGTGGTTTCTGAAAATACAAAACCTGTAAAAAAAGGAACAACCAATGGTCATGCTTTACTCTTTTCTCTCGAATATCACATGAATGAGATTGAAAAAGCGAAATATAATTCCATTAAAAAATATCTTCCGGAGCTTGGTTTTGAAATGAGCATTGCCCACGAAAGTGTTTTAAGAATAGATGCGGTTCCGGAAGGACTGAAAGAAACGCAGGTCATGAAGTTTCTTGAAAACCTTTTTGAAATTCTGGAGTATAAATCTGAGGAAGAATTTATGCAGTATTATCAGAACCAGTGGAGTAAGCTGCAGTCGAAATCAAGATTCGATTTTATATACAAAAAAGATGCGGAGCAGCTTATCAAGGATTTTACCGCTTTGGGCTTTCCGGAATTTTTGCCCAACGGAAAAAGATGTTTCTACGAAGTTCCGTTTAATGATTTTAAAAACAAATTTTAG
- a CDS encoding rhomboid family intramembrane serine protease: MFNSIPPVTRNIIIINVAVFVIANLLFQDRFVGYLAAFYPFSPFFKSWQIVTHMFMHGSFMHILFNMFTLFSFGPILENSLGEKKYLILYFLSGLGAFFLFNLWNFVEVQQISNELQQLGFNLNEYLSGSSVQYSGSSQAVLRQQELVGELNGIMGTPMVGASGAIFGVVAAFATLYPEAKIGIMFIPIPMKVKYVLPVVVIGSIYLGVSGNGGGIAHLAHVGGAIVGFILARIWRKHLYRFN; encoded by the coding sequence ATGTTTAACAGTATACCTCCCGTAACGAGAAATATAATCATCATCAATGTTGCTGTATTTGTTATAGCCAATTTGCTGTTTCAGGATAGATTTGTAGGATATCTTGCTGCTTTTTATCCCTTCTCGCCATTTTTCAAATCCTGGCAGATTGTTACGCATATGTTTATGCATGGAAGCTTCATGCATATCCTTTTCAATATGTTTACTTTATTCAGTTTCGGACCTATACTGGAAAACAGCTTAGGAGAAAAAAAATATTTAATTCTTTACTTTTTAAGTGGTTTGGGAGCCTTTTTCCTGTTTAATCTTTGGAATTTTGTTGAGGTTCAGCAGATTTCCAACGAATTGCAGCAGTTAGGATTTAATCTGAATGAATATCTTTCAGGTTCCTCTGTACAATATTCAGGTTCTTCTCAGGCTGTACTTCGACAACAGGAATTGGTTGGAGAGCTGAATGGAATTATGGGAACTCCAATGGTAGGAGCTTCAGGAGCGATATTTGGTGTTGTGGCAGCATTTGCAACACTTTATCCGGAGGCAAAAATCGGAATTATGTTTATTCCGATTCCGATGAAAGTTAAATATGTATTGCCGGTAGTTGTTATTGGCTCCATTTATTTGGGAGTTTCCGGAAATGGAGGCGGGATTGCGCATTTGGCTCACGTAGGAGGAGCGATTGTAGGTTTTATTTTGGCAAGAATTTGGAGAAAGCATTTGTACAGATTTAATTAA
- a CDS encoding endonuclease/exonuclease/phosphatase family protein: protein MKILRLIFLILHAGIFILLSGMLMNAYVSPKIFPWLNLLSLGFPLLIIAYVLFIIFWIISWKKRAFVFFFAGLLFFNPILRWINFSQPKNEKADLKIVTFNVKNGILGKENIENFINSQDADVVLFQEMVNKKYDFKDLKQSSKTLLTSVFTKHKVIAEKNLLGDYENGNATQTDIEINGKTYRIINVYLQPFRFDKSMVKLNGDSDEDEQKLRGIVRKLIPTFKVHQEQIAPIKESIESSPYPVILAGDFNSVPNSYEYYELSKDLEDAFMKAGSGSATSFHDYKFPIRIDYIFASKSIKPLSYKVDRSAKLSDHYPVIATFKLQN, encoded by the coding sequence TTGAAAATTCTTCGTCTTATTTTTCTCATCCTTCATGCCGGAATATTTATTTTATTATCCGGAATGTTGATGAATGCGTATGTTTCACCCAAAATATTTCCTTGGCTGAATTTACTTTCTTTAGGTTTTCCTCTTTTAATTATTGCTTACGTTCTGTTTATTATTTTCTGGATCATCAGTTGGAAGAAAAGAGCCTTTGTCTTTTTTTTCGCGGGACTGCTGTTTTTTAATCCTATTTTAAGATGGATTAATTTTTCTCAGCCCAAAAATGAAAAAGCAGATTTAAAAATTGTCACGTTCAACGTTAAAAACGGCATTTTAGGAAAAGAAAATATCGAAAATTTCATCAACAGTCAGGATGCGGATGTTGTTCTGTTTCAGGAGATGGTTAATAAAAAATATGATTTTAAAGATCTTAAGCAAAGCAGCAAAACCCTCCTTACAAGCGTTTTTACAAAACATAAAGTCATTGCTGAGAAAAATTTGCTTGGAGATTATGAAAACGGCAATGCAACGCAGACAGACATTGAAATCAATGGAAAAACCTATCGGATCATTAATGTTTATCTTCAGCCTTTCAGATTTGATAAAAGTATGGTAAAACTGAATGGTGACAGTGATGAAGATGAGCAGAAGCTGAGAGGTATTGTCAGAAAACTGATTCCGACCTTTAAAGTGCATCAGGAACAGATTGCTCCCATCAAAGAAAGTATTGAATCCTCGCCTTATCCTGTGATTTTGGCAGGCGATTTTAACTCTGTTCCCAATTCTTATGAGTACTACGAATTATCAAAAGATCTTGAAGATGCATTTATGAAAGCCGGAAGCGGAAGTGCCACCAGCTTTCATGATTATAAATTCCCGATCAGGATCGATTATATTTTTGCTTCAAAATCCATTAAACCGTTAAGTTATAAAGTCGACCGTTCGGCGAAACTTTCAGACCATTATCCTGTTATTGCGACATTTAAACTGCAAAACTAA
- a CDS encoding endonuclease/exonuclease/phosphatase family protein: MKPRQVLLFFHIIVGILLLCTLGNAWVPPNLLGNLNLLSLGFPYLISLHIIFTLIWIFRKEKIAIAFVLGTFLFYNPIRRWINFTPKTESQKSIRDIKVITFNVKYGDFGWDKVKKYIQDQNADIILVQEKDTNRALRQDLVKYPSVILKTKHKIVRQEELITDKSRGNSFYADVDINGKIVRIVNVYLEPFRLHKSMLQFDGLKKEGGKINTLLSHMIPTFKAHEDQIKKIRKAVDLSPYPVILAGDFNSVPNSYEYYNLGKDLQDAFLAAGNGSSSSFHDYKVPLRIDYIFSSKSIIPLSYKVDNSVRLSDHYPVIAEFLLN, encoded by the coding sequence ATGAAGCCGCGTCAAGTATTGTTATTTTTCCATATAATTGTTGGTATATTACTCCTGTGTACATTGGGGAACGCATGGGTTCCGCCTAACCTGCTTGGAAATCTTAATCTTCTTTCTCTGGGTTTTCCCTATCTTATTTCATTACATATTATTTTCACACTGATCTGGATTTTCAGAAAAGAAAAAATTGCCATTGCATTTGTTTTGGGAACATTTTTATTTTATAATCCTATCCGAAGATGGATCAACTTTACCCCGAAAACAGAAAGTCAGAAATCAATAAGAGATATAAAAGTGATTACTTTTAATGTAAAATACGGCGATTTTGGCTGGGATAAAGTAAAAAAATATATTCAGGATCAGAATGCGGATATTATTCTGGTTCAGGAAAAAGATACCAATCGTGCCTTGAGACAGGATCTGGTAAAATATCCTTCTGTTATTTTAAAAACTAAGCATAAAATTGTAAGACAGGAAGAATTGATTACGGATAAATCGCGTGGAAATTCATTTTATGCGGATGTAGATATCAACGGAAAAATTGTAAGAATTGTTAATGTTTATCTTGAACCTTTCCGACTGCATAAATCCATGCTTCAGTTCGACGGACTGAAAAAAGAAGGCGGGAAAATCAATACATTGCTCTCGCATATGATTCCTACTTTTAAAGCACACGAAGACCAGATCAAAAAAATAAGAAAAGCGGTGGATCTTTCACCCTATCCTGTAATTCTGGCGGGTGATTTCAACTCTGTTCCCAATTCTTATGAATACTATAATCTGGGAAAAGATCTTCAGGATGCTTTCTTGGCTGCGGGAAACGGAAGTTCTTCAAGCTTTCATGATTATAAGGTTCCGTTGAGAATTGATTATATCTTCAGTTCAAAATCAATCATTCCATTAAGCTATAAAGTGGATAATTCTGTAAGATTATCGGATCATTATCCTGTAATTGCAGAATTTCTGTTAAATTAG
- a CDS encoding GH3 auxin-responsive promoter family protein, whose translation MATKALFNTVVNWFIRQRIDQIQNFMNHPIETQKGILFSQLFHAEDTEYGRKYGFNSISSYQDFKNKVPVVTYEEMEPYIEKARQGQKDVSWPGYIKHFAKSSGTTNAKSKFIPISAESLEYCHMKAGKDMVSIYANNHPENQLFNYKNLRLGGSSELYADFNTKFGDLSAILIDNLPFWVEVTTTPSKKVSLMGEWESKLRAITSEVKNEDVGSILGVPSWMMVLLQRVLKETDVQNISELWPNLEVFFHGGISFKPYREQYKQIIGKNINYYEIYNASEGFFGIQDRSNSDEMLLMLDYGIFYEFIPMDQFHFSNPKVVSLEDVEIGKNYAMVITTNGGLWRYLIGDTVIFTSTNPFRIKITGRTKHYINAFGEELMITNVESALSKACEETNASVSDFTGAPVFMKENEGGAHEWIFEFREKPDNLERFIDAFDNHLKSINSDYEAKRYNNMTLKRPIVHIAKPNLFYCWLESKGKLGGQNKVPRLSNDREYIDPLLELNK comes from the coding sequence ATGGCAACGAAAGCACTTTTCAATACTGTAGTCAATTGGTTTATCCGGCAGAGGATAGATCAGATTCAGAATTTCATGAATCATCCTATTGAAACACAGAAAGGTATCTTATTTTCCCAGTTATTTCATGCAGAAGATACGGAGTATGGCAGAAAATACGGGTTCAATTCCATTTCGAGTTATCAGGACTTTAAAAACAAAGTTCCGGTCGTTACCTACGAAGAAATGGAGCCTTATATTGAAAAAGCAAGGCAGGGACAGAAAGATGTGAGCTGGCCCGGTTACATCAAACATTTTGCAAAATCTTCGGGAACCACGAATGCCAAAAGCAAATTCATCCCGATTTCTGCGGAAAGCCTTGAATACTGCCACATGAAAGCCGGAAAAGATATGGTTTCCATTTATGCCAATAATCATCCGGAAAATCAACTTTTTAATTATAAAAATTTACGCCTGGGCGGAAGTTCTGAACTCTATGCAGATTTTAATACCAAATTTGGCGATTTATCGGCTATTCTGATTGATAATCTTCCTTTCTGGGTAGAAGTAACCACCACTCCGAGTAAAAAGGTTTCTTTGATGGGAGAATGGGAAAGCAAACTCAGAGCTATTACGTCCGAAGTTAAAAATGAAGATGTAGGAAGTATTCTTGGAGTTCCAAGCTGGATGATGGTTCTTTTACAAAGGGTTCTGAAGGAAACTGATGTTCAGAATATTTCAGAACTGTGGCCGAATCTTGAAGTGTTTTTCCACGGAGGAATCAGCTTTAAGCCCTACAGAGAACAGTACAAACAGATTATAGGAAAAAATATCAATTACTACGAGATCTATAATGCTTCTGAAGGATTTTTCGGAATTCAGGACAGATCGAATAGTGATGAAATGCTTCTCATGCTCGATTACGGTATTTTTTATGAGTTTATTCCGATGGATCAGTTCCATTTTTCCAATCCGAAAGTCGTGAGTCTGGAAGATGTGGAAATCGGGAAAAATTATGCAATGGTGATTACGACAAACGGTGGATTGTGGAGATATCTCATTGGCGATACCGTTATTTTTACCTCAACCAATCCGTTCAGAATAAAAATTACAGGAAGAACGAAACATTACATTAATGCTTTTGGAGAGGAACTGATGATTACCAATGTAGAATCTGCCCTTTCTAAAGCCTGTGAAGAAACCAATGCATCCGTTTCCGACTTCACAGGAGCCCCTGTTTTCATGAAAGAGAACGAAGGCGGAGCTCATGAGTGGATTTTTGAATTCCGCGAAAAACCGGACAATTTAGAGCGTTTTATAGATGCTTTTGATAATCATCTTAAATCCATAAATTCCGACTACGAAGCCAAACGTTACAACAATATGACGCTGAAAAGACCGATTGTTCATATTGCAAAACCCAATCTTTTTTATTGCTGGCTAGAATCCAAAGGCAAACTGGGCGGACAAAATAAGGTTCCCAGACTGAGCAATGACCGAGAATATATTGATCCTTTACTTGAACTGAACAAATAA
- a CDS encoding BrxA/BrxB family bacilliredoxin yields the protein MYPQDLVMPMKAELTDKGFEDLTTPAQVEEALKQSGTTLLVINSVCGCAAGAARPGVVYSLTGDKKPDHLTTVFAGFDTEAVVEARKHLAPFPPSSPCVALFKDGELVHMLERHHIEGNPAGAIAANLQAAYDEYC from the coding sequence ATGTATCCACAAGATTTAGTAATGCCGATGAAGGCTGAACTTACAGATAAAGGTTTCGAAGACTTGACTACTCCGGCTCAGGTAGAAGAAGCATTAAAACAATCAGGAACTACCCTTTTGGTCATCAATTCCGTATGCGGATGTGCTGCAGGAGCTGCAAGACCGGGAGTTGTATATTCTTTAACAGGAGACAAAAAACCTGATCATTTAACTACTGTTTTCGCAGGTTTCGATACAGAAGCTGTTGTTGAAGCGAGAAAACATTTAGCACCGTTCCCTCCAAGCTCGCCTTGCGTAGCATTGTTTAAAGACGGAGAGCTGGTTCATATGCTGGAAAGACACCACATTGAAGGAAATCCTGCAGGAGCAATCGCTGCAAACCTTCAGGCTGCTTACGACGAGTATTGCTAG
- a CDS encoding GatB/YqeY domain-containing protein, translating to MSLENTINEAIKTAMRAKDKVALDSLRAVKSQILLLKTEARGAEVSAEQEIAILQRMVKQRKDSAEQFTAQGRNDLAEVEEAQMKVIEQFLPKQLSAEELEAEMKNIIAETGAESMKDLGKVMGIASKSLAGKSDGKSISEMAKKLLS from the coding sequence ATGAGTTTAGAAAATACAATAAACGAAGCTATAAAAACAGCAATGAGAGCCAAAGACAAAGTGGCTTTGGATTCTCTTCGTGCTGTAAAATCTCAGATATTACTGCTTAAAACGGAAGCCAGAGGAGCAGAAGTAAGCGCAGAACAGGAAATTGCTATTCTTCAGAGAATGGTAAAACAGCGTAAGGATTCTGCCGAACAGTTTACTGCACAGGGAAGAAATGATCTTGCCGAAGTGGAGGAAGCTCAGATGAAAGTGATTGAGCAGTTTTTGCCGAAACAGCTTTCAGCAGAAGAACTGGAGGCAGAAATGAAAAACATTATCGCTGAAACAGGCGCTGAATCTATGAAAGATTTAGGAAAGGTAATGGGAATTGCTTCAAAATCTTTAGCCGGAAAATCGGACGGAAAAAGCATTTCCGAGATGGCGAAAAAACTGCTTTCATAA